From the genome of Ptychodera flava strain L36383 chromosome 22, AS_Pfla_20210202, whole genome shotgun sequence, one region includes:
- the LOC139122567 gene encoding uncharacterized protein produces MVQMFFYENRGGCCRKLITKIGCPTKILLYPYEGWAASAMHVYWTLKTKWWSRSRCKIIEVCAGKKRSTKARIYDDGNGLMFITGYFKESKMPDFELVLTSHVTKQDFQAGYILTGTLERGNKQLNDMQLTHFAMIQRK; encoded by the coding sequence ATGGTACAGATGTTCTTCTACGAGAACCGCGGAGGCTGTTGCCGAAAACTTATCACCAAGATCGGGTGCCCGACCAAGATATTGTTGTACCCTTACGAAGGGTGGGCCGCTTCGGCGATGCACGTGTACTGGACATTGAAGACGAAGTGGTGGAGCCGATCGCGGTGCAAAATCATCGAGGTCTGCGCCGGCAAGAAGCGGTCGACGAAGGCCAGAATTTACGACGATGGCAACGGACTGATGTTCATCACGGGGTACTTCAAGGAGAGCAAGATGCCAGATTTTGAGCTCGTTTTGACGTCCCACGTCACGAAACAAGACTTCCAGGCCGGCTATATTCTGACTGGCACCCTCGAGCGAGGAAACAAACAATTGAACGACATGCAATTGACGCATTTTGCGATGATCCAGCGAAAGTGa